Proteins found in one Amycolatopsis aidingensis genomic segment:
- a CDS encoding ACT domain-containing protein, producing the protein MSFLIRVQLPDSPGTLGAVATALGMVGADILSLDVVERGSGVAIDDLVVELPSGRLPDALITAAESVEGVEVDAVRPYAGVLDTHRELELVEEIAGQPAAGLEILVEGVPKIVRAGWSLVVRRQSDGSVKRLASSGAAPEAPIAELPWLPLERATVLDSEESWIPSTWQELGTELAATPLGKPDRALLVGRPGGPMFRAAEVARLAHLAGIVAVVLDG; encoded by the coding sequence TTGTCCTTCCTGATCCGGGTGCAGCTCCCGGACAGCCCTGGGACCCTCGGTGCGGTGGCCACGGCGCTCGGCATGGTCGGCGCGGACATCCTCAGCCTCGATGTCGTGGAGCGCGGCTCCGGGGTGGCCATCGACGACCTGGTGGTCGAGCTGCCCTCCGGGCGCCTGCCGGACGCCCTGATCACCGCCGCGGAGAGCGTCGAGGGCGTCGAGGTGGACGCGGTCCGGCCCTATGCCGGTGTGCTGGACACACATCGCGAGCTGGAACTGGTCGAGGAGATCGCCGGGCAGCCAGCCGCCGGGCTGGAGATCCTGGTCGAGGGCGTGCCGAAGATCGTGCGCGCCGGCTGGTCGCTGGTGGTGCGCAGGCAGTCCGACGGGTCCGTGAAGCGGCTCGCCTCCTCCGGCGCCGCGCCGGAGGCGCCCATCGCGGAACTGCCGTGGCTGCCGCTGGAGCGCGCCACCGTGCTGGACTCGGAGGAGTCCTGGATCCCGTCCACCTGGCAGGAACTCGGCACCGAACTCGCCGCCACGCCGCTCGGCAAGCCGGACCGGGCGCTGCTGGTCGGGCGTCCCGGCGGACCGATGTTCCGCGCGGCCGAGGTCGCCAGGCTGGCGCATCTGGCCGGGATCGTCGCCGTCGTCCTGGACGGCTGA